From the Thermococcus sp. 18S1 genome, one window contains:
- a CDS encoding inorganic phosphate transporter has translation MDGLAVAAVAVAFYIAWNIGSNDSANAMGTAVGAGILSFRQATLTIAIFVLMGAYLRGYKVMKTVGKGIVPEGYLTMEMAVIALLAAGVWVTIATVKGLPVSTTQAIVGGVIGVGLATHAPVNWYTLTKIAAAWIVSPVLSGLLAIVLYRFYSFVVSRIGSVSTIESLYKALAILGGSYMAFNFGTNEVANASGPLVGAGFMEPKVAGIFGAIALSLGALTFSYAVMHTVGKKITALGPISAFAAQFGSAIAVSLANFFGLPVSSSQSIVGGVVGVGILAGRGVEKSVIRDIVFGWVATPLTAVILSLAIFKAFSLVGLV, from the coding sequence ATGGACGGCCTGGCGGTGGCGGCTGTTGCGGTTGCCTTCTACATTGCCTGGAACATAGGCTCCAACGATTCCGCCAACGCCATGGGCACCGCGGTTGGGGCTGGGATATTGAGCTTCCGCCAGGCCACGCTTACGATAGCGATTTTCGTCCTCATGGGGGCCTACCTCAGGGGATACAAGGTCATGAAGACCGTCGGGAAGGGCATAGTGCCCGAGGGCTACCTCACGATGGAGATGGCGGTTATAGCGCTCCTCGCTGCCGGGGTTTGGGTCACGATAGCGACGGTTAAGGGGCTTCCCGTTTCCACTACCCAGGCCATAGTTGGAGGCGTTATCGGAGTCGGCCTGGCCACCCACGCTCCCGTGAACTGGTACACCCTCACCAAAATCGCCGCCGCGTGGATTGTTTCTCCCGTGCTCTCGGGCCTGCTTGCGATAGTCCTGTACCGGTTCTACTCCTTTGTGGTGTCGAGAATCGGGAGCGTCTCTACCATCGAATCCCTCTACAAGGCCCTGGCGATACTCGGCGGTTCGTACATGGCATTCAACTTCGGAACCAACGAGGTGGCCAACGCCTCCGGACCCCTCGTCGGCGCGGGCTTCATGGAGCCGAAGGTGGCTGGGATATTCGGGGCGATAGCGCTCTCCCTCGGCGCCCTCACCTTCAGCTACGCGGTGATGCACACCGTCGGGAAGAAGATAACTGCCCTCGGCCCGATCTCGGCCTTCGCGGCCCAGTTCGGCTCGGCCATCGCCGTCAGCCTCGCCAACTTCTTCGGCCTCCCTGTAAGCTCGAGCCAGTCCATAGTCGGGGGCGTGGTTGGCGTGGGCATTCTCGCAGGCAGAGGTGTTGAGAAATCCGTTATCAGGGATATCGTCTTCGGCTGGGTCGCGACGCCTCTCACGGCGGTTATACTCTCACTGGCCATCTTCAAAGCCTTCTCCCTTGTGGGGCTGGTTTAA
- a CDS encoding pyruvate/ketoisovalerate ferredoxin oxidoreductase subunit gamma, with protein MIEIRFHGRGGQGAVTAANILASAAFLEGKYVQAFPFFGVERRGAPVTAFTRIDEKPIRIKTQIYEPDIVVVLDPSLLDTVDVTAGLKDGGIVIVNTEKSKEEVLEKLKKKPAKLALVDATTIALDVLGLPITNTSILGAVSKATGVVSLEHVQKAIQDVFSGALGEKNAKAAEEAFNKTVIYEL; from the coding sequence ATGATCGAGATTCGTTTTCACGGTAGAGGTGGACAGGGTGCCGTTACCGCTGCCAACATACTAGCCTCAGCTGCTTTCCTTGAGGGCAAGTACGTCCAGGCGTTCCCGTTCTTCGGTGTTGAGAGGCGTGGAGCGCCGGTTACGGCTTTCACCAGGATCGACGAGAAGCCGATAAGGATCAAGACCCAGATTTACGAGCCGGACATCGTGGTCGTCCTCGACCCGAGCCTTCTCGACACCGTCGACGTTACCGCCGGTCTCAAGGACGGCGGAATAGTCATCGTCAACACCGAGAAGAGCAAGGAGGAGGTCCTTGAGAAGCTCAAGAAGAAGCCGGCCAAGCTCGCCCTCGTTGACGCCACCACCATAGCCCTCGACGTCCTTGGACTGCCGATCACCAACACCTCGATCCTCGGTGCGGTCTCCAAGGCCACCGGTGTCGTCAGCCTCGAGCACGTCCAGAAGGCCATCCAGGACGTCTTCTCCGGTGCCCTCGGAGAGAAGAACGCCAAGGCCGCAGAGGAAGCCTTCAACAAGACCGTTATCTACGAGCTCTGA
- a CDS encoding 3-methyl-2-oxobutanoate dehydrogenase subunit delta has product MNTLFGEKKEGATKIVLKSVDEYPEAPVSLGTTLSNFTGDWRTFIPVIDDEKCVKCYICWKFCPEPAIFIREDGYVGVDYDYCKGCGICANECPTKAITMEKEEK; this is encoded by the coding sequence TTGAACACGCTGTTTGGTGAAAAGAAAGAAGGGGCCACCAAAATCGTCCTCAAGAGCGTGGACGAGTATCCTGAGGCCCCGGTGAGCCTGGGAACAACTCTCAGCAACTTCACGGGAGACTGGAGAACCTTCATCCCGGTCATTGACGACGAGAAGTGCGTCAAGTGCTACATCTGCTGGAAGTTCTGCCCGGAGCCGGCGATATTCATCCGCGAGGACGGCTACGTGGGAGTTGATTACGACTACTGTAAGGGCTGCGGCATCTGTGCGAACGAGTGCCCGACCAAAGCGATAACCATGGAGAAAGAGGAGAAGTGA
- the porA gene encoding pyruvate ferredoxin oxidoreductase has translation MEYKPIRKVVSGNYAAAYAVKHARVEVVAAYPITPQTSIIEKIAEFIANDEIENIQYVPVESEHSAMAASIGASATGARAFTATSAQGLALMHEMLHWAAGARLPIVMVDVNRAMAPPWSVWDDQTDSLSQRDTGWMQFYAENNQEVYDGVLMAFKIAETVNLPAMVIESAFILSHTYDVVEMIPQELVDEFLPPRKPLYTLTDFDNPISVGALGTPSDYYEFRYKLAKAMEDAKKVIHEVGKEFGERFGRDYSQMIELYRTEDADFVFMGMGSLMGTVKQAVDLLREEGYKVGAAKVRWFRPFPSEELYELAKNVQAIAVLDRNFSFGQEGILFNEAKGALYNTDAKPLMKNYIVGLGGRDFTVNDVRKIAENMKAIIDKGELDVEVDWYHLKR, from the coding sequence ATGGAGTACAAACCCATTAGGAAGGTCGTGAGCGGTAACTACGCGGCCGCTTACGCCGTTAAGCACGCGCGCGTTGAGGTCGTCGCGGCTTACCCGATCACCCCTCAGACCAGCATCATTGAGAAGATAGCCGAGTTCATAGCCAACGACGAGATTGAGAACATCCAGTACGTCCCCGTCGAGAGCGAGCACTCGGCCATGGCGGCCAGCATAGGTGCCTCCGCAACCGGCGCCAGGGCGTTCACGGCAACCTCCGCCCAGGGTCTCGCCCTCATGCACGAGATGCTCCACTGGGCCGCCGGAGCTAGGCTCCCGATAGTCATGGTCGACGTCAACCGTGCCATGGCCCCGCCGTGGAGCGTCTGGGACGACCAGACCGACAGCCTCTCCCAGAGGGACACCGGCTGGATGCAGTTCTACGCCGAGAACAACCAGGAGGTTTACGACGGCGTTCTGATGGCCTTCAAGATAGCCGAGACCGTCAACCTCCCGGCAATGGTCATCGAGAGCGCATTCATACTGAGCCACACCTACGACGTCGTCGAGATGATTCCGCAGGAGCTCGTTGATGAGTTCCTCCCACCGAGGAAGCCGCTCTACACCCTCACAGACTTCGACAACCCGATATCAGTGGGTGCCCTCGGAACCCCGAGCGACTACTACGAGTTCCGCTACAAGCTCGCCAAGGCCATGGAAGACGCCAAGAAGGTCATCCACGAGGTCGGCAAGGAGTTCGGCGAGCGCTTTGGAAGGGACTACAGCCAGATGATCGAGCTCTACAGGACCGAGGATGCCGACTTCGTCTTCATGGGCATGGGCTCGCTCATGGGAACCGTCAAGCAGGCCGTTGACCTCCTCCGCGAGGAGGGCTACAAGGTCGGCGCCGCCAAGGTCCGCTGGTTCAGGCCGTTCCCGAGCGAGGAGCTCTACGAGCTCGCCAAGAACGTCCAGGCCATAGCTGTCCTCGACAGGAACTTCTCCTTCGGCCAGGAGGGCATACTCTTCAACGAGGCCAAGGGAGCGCTCTACAACACCGACGCGAAGCCGCTCATGAAGAACTACATCGTCGGCCTTGGAGGAAGGGACTTCACCGTGAACGACGTCAGGAAGATCGCCGAGAACATGAAGGCAATCATCGATAAGGGAGAGCTTGATGTAGAGGTGGACTGGTACCACCTTAAGAGGTGA
- a CDS encoding 3-methyl-2-oxobutanoate dehydrogenase subunit beta — MEIPENVKKRLSIPADEHFYAGHTACQGCGASLGLRYVLKTYGKKTIFTIPACCSTIIAGAWPYSTLDAPLFHTAFETTGAVMSGVEAALKVKGYKVKGEDGVMVVGWAGDGGTADIGLQALSGFLERGHDALYIMYDNEAYMNTGIQRSGSTPYGAWTTNTPGGKKHFLEKRHKKKVIDIVIAHEIPYAATASVAYPEDFIRKLKKARDTPGPSFIQLFAPCPTGWRSPTDKSIELARLAVQTAYFPLFEYENGKYKINMPSPKKEPKPIEEFLKYQGRFKYMTKEDIEILQQWVNHEWEKLKKLAEIFG; from the coding sequence ATGGAGATTCCCGAGAACGTTAAGAAGAGGTTGAGCATTCCAGCTGATGAGCACTTTTACGCAGGCCACACCGCCTGCCAGGGATGTGGCGCTTCCCTGGGTCTTCGCTACGTGCTCAAGACCTACGGCAAGAAGACCATCTTCACAATCCCCGCGTGCTGTTCGACCATCATAGCCGGTGCGTGGCCGTACTCAACCCTCGACGCCCCGCTCTTCCACACTGCCTTTGAGACCACCGGTGCCGTCATGAGCGGTGTCGAGGCTGCCCTCAAGGTCAAGGGCTACAAGGTCAAGGGCGAGGATGGCGTCATGGTCGTCGGCTGGGCCGGCGACGGTGGTACCGCGGACATAGGTCTGCAGGCCCTCAGCGGATTCCTCGAGAGGGGCCACGACGCGCTCTACATCATGTACGACAACGAGGCCTACATGAACACCGGAATCCAGAGGTCCGGTTCGACCCCCTACGGTGCCTGGACCACCAACACCCCGGGCGGAAAGAAGCACTTCCTCGAGAAGAGGCACAAGAAGAAGGTCATCGACATCGTCATCGCCCACGAGATACCCTACGCCGCCACCGCAAGCGTTGCCTATCCGGAGGACTTCATAAGGAAGCTCAAGAAGGCCAGGGACACCCCGGGACCGAGCTTCATCCAGCTCTTCGCCCCGTGCCCGACCGGCTGGCGCTCACCGACCGACAAGAGCATCGAGCTTGCTCGCTTAGCCGTCCAGACGGCCTACTTCCCGCTCTTCGAGTACGAGAACGGAAAGTACAAGATCAACATGCCCTCACCGAAGAAGGAGCCGAAGCCGATAGAGGAGTTCCTCAAGTACCAGGGCAGGTTCAAGTACATGACCAAGGAGGATATTGAGATCCTCCAGCAGTGGGTCAACCACGAGTGGGAGAAGCTCAAGAAGCTCGCCGAGATATTCGGCTGA
- the porD gene encoding pyruvate synthase subunit PorD → MAESPFKADIERVQKEYSEKMTPGAIAVIPGSSVINKTGSWRVFMPEFNRDKCVRCYLCYIYCPEPAIYLDEENYPVFDYDYCKGCGVCANECPTDAIIMVRETK, encoded by the coding sequence ATGGCCGAGAGTCCGTTTAAGGCCGACATCGAGAGGGTTCAGAAGGAGTATAGCGAAAAGATGACCCCCGGAGCGATAGCCGTGATTCCGGGGAGCAGCGTCATAAACAAGACCGGTTCCTGGCGTGTCTTTATGCCGGAGTTCAACAGGGACAAGTGCGTTAGGTGCTACCTCTGCTACATCTACTGCCCGGAGCCGGCTATATACCTCGACGAGGAGAACTACCCGGTCTTTGACTACGACTACTGTAAGGGCTGTGGAGTTTGCGCAAACGAGTGCCCGACCGACGCTATCATAATGGTTAGGGAGACCAAGTGA
- the porA gene encoding pyruvate synthase subunit PorA, translated as MPIRKVMKANEAAAWAAKLAKPKVIAAFPITPSTLVPEKISEFVADGELDAEFIKVESEHSAISACVGASAAGVRTFTATASQGLALMHEILFIAAGMRLPIVIAVGNRALSAPINIWNDWQDTISERDTGWLQFYAENNQEALDLILIAYKVAENEKVLLPAMVGFDAFILTHTVEPVEIPDQELVDEFLGEYEPKYAYLDPARPVTQGTLAFPAHYMEARYTVWEANENARKVIDEAFAEFEKKFGRKYQKIEEYRTDDAEIIFVTMGSLAGTVKEYVDHLREQGIKVGVAKMTVYRPFPIEEVRALAKKAKVLALLEKNVTFSVGGALFQDFSRALINESEKPKIVDFILGLGGRDVTFKDLDEALAIAQKALNGEAVDEVNWIGLRKEIL; from the coding sequence ATGCCGATTAGGAAGGTTATGAAGGCCAACGAGGCTGCCGCCTGGGCGGCCAAGCTCGCCAAGCCGAAGGTCATAGCGGCGTTCCCGATTACCCCGTCAACGCTCGTTCCGGAGAAGATCAGTGAGTTCGTTGCCGATGGAGAGCTCGACGCCGAGTTCATCAAGGTCGAGAGCGAGCACTCGGCGATTTCAGCCTGTGTCGGTGCCTCCGCGGCCGGTGTTAGAACCTTCACCGCGACCGCTTCCCAGGGTCTGGCACTCATGCACGAGATACTCTTCATAGCCGCCGGCATGAGGCTTCCGATAGTCATCGCCGTCGGAAACCGCGCGCTGAGCGCCCCGATCAACATCTGGAACGACTGGCAGGACACCATCAGCGAGCGCGACACCGGCTGGCTCCAGTTCTACGCCGAGAACAACCAGGAGGCCCTTGACCTCATACTCATCGCCTACAAGGTCGCCGAGAACGAGAAGGTCCTTCTCCCAGCGATGGTTGGATTCGACGCCTTCATCCTGACCCACACCGTTGAGCCGGTCGAGATACCGGACCAGGAGCTCGTTGATGAGTTCCTCGGCGAGTACGAGCCGAAGTACGCCTACCTTGACCCGGCCAGGCCGGTCACCCAGGGCACCCTCGCCTTCCCGGCCCACTACATGGAGGCCAGGTACACCGTTTGGGAGGCCAATGAGAACGCCAGGAAGGTCATAGACGAGGCATTCGCGGAATTCGAGAAGAAGTTCGGCAGGAAGTACCAGAAGATAGAGGAGTACAGGACCGACGACGCCGAGATAATCTTCGTTACCATGGGTTCACTCGCCGGAACCGTCAAGGAGTACGTCGACCACCTCCGCGAGCAGGGCATCAAGGTCGGTGTGGCCAAGATGACCGTTTACAGACCGTTCCCGATCGAGGAGGTTCGCGCGCTCGCCAAGAAGGCGAAGGTTCTCGCGCTCCTCGAGAAGAACGTCACCTTCAGCGTCGGTGGAGCCCTCTTCCAGGACTTCAGCAGGGCGCTCATCAACGAGAGCGAGAAGCCGAAGATCGTTGACTTCATCCTCGGCCTTGGAGGCAGGGACGTCACCTTCAAGGACCTCGACGAGGCCCTCGCGATTGCCCAGAAGGCCCTCAACGGAGAGGCCGTTGATGAGGTCAACTGGATCGGCCTGAGGAAGGAGATTCTGTGA
- the porB gene encoding pyruvate synthase subunit PorB yields MAVRKPPITTREYWAPGHAACAGCGCATALRLATKAFSEAMEEKYGDPNAFAIAQATGCMEVVSAVFPYTAWKAPWLHVAFENAAAAASGVEAAWKKVGRKGKILAIGGDGGTADIGMQALSGMLERWHNVVYLMYDNEAYMNTGIQRSSSTPYGAWTTTSPPGKYSIGEDKPKKWVALIAAAHQVPYVATASIGNPFDFVKKMKKAAKVDGPAFVQVQCTCPTGWKSPLEKGVEIARLAIETGVWPLFEIENGDIWNIKIQAPGGGAKVKREGGRVVAIEFKKPIEEYLKLQGRFKHLFKQPEAIDVMREQIKAMWRTIGVEVTLPKPEE; encoded by the coding sequence ATGGCCGTTAGAAAACCCCCGATTACCACTCGCGAGTACTGGGCACCCGGTCACGCTGCCTGTGCCGGCTGTGGCTGTGCCACCGCTCTCAGGCTTGCAACCAAGGCCTTCAGCGAGGCCATGGAGGAGAAGTACGGCGATCCGAACGCCTTCGCCATAGCCCAGGCCACCGGATGTATGGAGGTCGTTTCAGCCGTCTTCCCGTACACCGCCTGGAAGGCCCCGTGGCTGCACGTTGCCTTCGAGAACGCGGCCGCCGCTGCCAGCGGTGTCGAGGCCGCCTGGAAGAAGGTCGGAAGGAAGGGCAAGATACTCGCCATAGGCGGTGACGGTGGTACCGCCGACATCGGTATGCAGGCCCTCAGCGGTATGCTCGAGCGCTGGCACAACGTCGTTTACCTCATGTACGACAACGAGGCCTATATGAACACCGGAATCCAGAGGTCAAGCTCCACCCCCTACGGTGCCTGGACCACCACCAGCCCGCCGGGCAAGTACTCCATCGGTGAGGACAAGCCCAAGAAGTGGGTCGCCCTCATTGCCGCTGCCCACCAGGTTCCCTACGTCGCGACCGCCAGCATAGGCAACCCGTTCGACTTCGTCAAGAAGATGAAGAAGGCCGCCAAGGTGGACGGCCCGGCCTTCGTCCAGGTCCAGTGTACCTGCCCGACCGGATGGAAGAGCCCGCTCGAGAAGGGTGTCGAGATAGCCAGGCTCGCCATCGAGACCGGTGTCTGGCCGCTCTTCGAGATCGAGAACGGTGACATCTGGAACATCAAGATACAGGCTCCGGGAGGAGGCGCCAAGGTCAAGCGCGAGGGCGGCAGGGTTGTTGCCATCGAGTTCAAGAAGCCCATCGAGGAGTACCTCAAGCTCCAGGGCAGGTTCAAGCACCTCTTCAAGCAGCCCGAAGCGATAGACGTCATGCGCGAGCAGATCAAGGCCATGTGGAGGACCATCGGCGTCGAGGTCACCCTCCCGAAGCCGGAGGAGTGA
- the mobA gene encoding molybdenum cofactor guanylyltransferase MobA: protein MIAAVLAGGRSRRFGGDKLLVRIDGKPLILHTIERLELARGIDRIVIISSRENVDRIRALGYDVLVDTLMIGPIGGIYTALSLGHVFVVAGDMPLIVPEFIDFIIDRFRRAKKPACVPRWANGYLEPLHAAYSQDFLPLLREKIEARNYAINRAVRESDACYVEIEELPEEWRESFFNVNTRGDVGKLRGRNV, encoded by the coding sequence GTGATCGCGGCGGTTCTGGCGGGGGGCAGGAGCAGGCGCTTCGGGGGCGACAAGCTCTTGGTCAGAATCGACGGGAAGCCCCTTATTCTCCACACGATTGAGAGGCTTGAGCTGGCGAGGGGAATAGACAGAATAGTGATAATCTCATCCAGGGAGAACGTCGACAGGATTCGAGCGCTCGGCTACGACGTCCTCGTTGATACTCTCATGATCGGCCCGATAGGCGGCATCTACACCGCATTGAGCCTCGGCCATGTCTTCGTGGTGGCCGGGGACATGCCTCTTATCGTCCCCGAGTTCATCGATTTCATCATCGATAGGTTTCGGAGGGCAAAAAAGCCGGCCTGTGTGCCCAGATGGGCAAACGGCTACCTCGAACCGCTCCACGCGGCGTATTCTCAAGATTTCCTCCCGCTTCTCAGGGAAAAGATCGAGGCGAGAAACTACGCTATAAACAGGGCCGTGCGGGAAAGCGACGCCTGTTACGTGGAGATCGAGGAACTGCCGGAGGAATGGAGGGAGAGCTTCTTCAACGTGAACACCCGTGGGGACGTTGGAAAGCTGAGGGGGAGAAACGTCTAG
- a CDS encoding FmdE family protein yields the protein MLELNRLVAERNADAILEYAREFHGHVCPYLALGIRASLIAMEELGVGRLDYSGSVDESILAIVEINSCFTDGVQVATGCTLGNNSLVYIDLGKTALTLVRRSTWEGVRVYADAERLKKYYPPGATELFNRVVRERKGTDEERKRLWELWKEIAYTMLELPREEFKIERVKVPPIEQAPIVESVRCSKCGELLMESKAVYINGEPFCLRCAGEAYLGVVGKGIVEINQTTPRGC from the coding sequence ATGCTCGAGCTCAACAGGTTGGTGGCGGAGAGAAACGCTGATGCGATACTGGAATACGCGAGAGAGTTCCACGGCCACGTTTGTCCCTACCTCGCGCTGGGAATACGGGCGTCGCTGATAGCGATGGAGGAGCTCGGGGTTGGGAGGCTCGACTACTCGGGCAGCGTCGATGAGTCCATACTCGCGATAGTCGAGATCAACAGCTGCTTTACCGACGGCGTCCAGGTCGCCACGGGCTGCACCCTCGGCAACAATTCGCTGGTGTACATCGACCTTGGAAAAACCGCCCTAACGCTCGTCAGGCGCTCCACGTGGGAGGGCGTCAGAGTTTACGCGGATGCCGAGAGGCTGAAGAAGTACTACCCTCCCGGAGCCACTGAGCTGTTCAACAGGGTCGTGAGAGAAAGAAAGGGAACCGATGAGGAGCGGAAGCGCCTCTGGGAACTCTGGAAGGAGATAGCCTACACCATGCTGGAGCTCCCGAGGGAGGAGTTCAAGATCGAACGGGTTAAGGTTCCCCCGATAGAGCAGGCGCCAATAGTTGAGAGCGTTCGCTGCTCGAAGTGCGGCGAGCTGTTAATGGAGTCGAAGGCGGTCTACATAAACGGCGAACCCTTCTGCCTCCGCTGCGCCGGCGAGGCGTACCTGGGGGTCGTCGGCAAGGGCATAGTGGAGATCAACCAAACAACTCCAAGGGGGTGCTGA
- a CDS encoding iron ABC transporter substrate-binding protein — translation MNRLLAVFLILLTVSLSGCIGNTAEKSGSETTTGTITVTDALGRTVEVPAHVERVVAAGPGALRLVVYLNASDMVVGVEDFEKRYSFGRPYIIAHPELKELPSIGPGGPGKLPDFEALIKLEPDVIFITYVDVKTADEIQEKTGIPVVVLSYGELATFDNEELFKSLELAGKILNREERAEEVIAFLKSAQEDLMKRTEGVEPKSAYVGGIGYKGAHGIESTEAGYPPFAAVHAKNVADELGSGHKSIDVEKLLEWQPEYIFIDEGGLKLVLDDYRKNPDFYNSLNAVKEGNVYGILPYNFYTTNIGTALADAYFIGKVLYPERFKDVDPAEKADEIYRFLLGKPVYAVMADQFGGFGRVDLSNGTVKHSLPTSP, via the coding sequence ATGAACCGGTTACTCGCGGTTTTCCTGATACTGCTGACCGTCTCCCTGAGCGGGTGCATCGGAAATACCGCCGAGAAAAGCGGGTCAGAGACCACGACCGGAACCATAACCGTCACCGATGCGCTGGGAAGGACCGTAGAGGTTCCCGCCCACGTTGAAAGGGTCGTTGCGGCGGGGCCGGGTGCGCTCAGGCTGGTTGTGTACCTCAACGCAAGCGACATGGTCGTTGGGGTGGAGGACTTCGAAAAGCGCTACAGTTTCGGGAGGCCGTACATCATAGCCCATCCGGAGCTTAAAGAGCTTCCCAGCATAGGCCCCGGCGGCCCCGGAAAGCTGCCAGATTTCGAGGCCCTGATAAAGCTCGAACCGGACGTGATATTCATCACCTACGTCGATGTCAAGACCGCGGACGAGATACAGGAGAAGACGGGAATACCCGTCGTCGTGCTCAGCTACGGGGAGCTGGCGACCTTCGATAACGAGGAGCTGTTCAAATCGCTCGAGCTAGCGGGCAAGATTCTCAACAGGGAGGAGCGCGCAGAGGAGGTCATAGCCTTCCTCAAATCCGCGCAGGAGGACCTCATGAAGCGCACGGAAGGCGTCGAGCCGAAGAGCGCATACGTGGGTGGCATCGGCTACAAGGGCGCCCACGGGATAGAGAGCACGGAGGCAGGATACCCGCCGTTTGCGGCGGTTCATGCAAAAAACGTCGCCGATGAGCTGGGGAGCGGCCACAAGTCCATCGACGTGGAGAAGCTCCTCGAATGGCAGCCGGAGTACATCTTCATAGACGAAGGCGGCCTAAAACTTGTCCTCGACGACTACAGAAAGAACCCAGACTTCTACAACTCCCTCAACGCCGTGAAGGAGGGCAACGTTTACGGCATACTGCCGTACAACTTCTACACCACCAACATAGGCACGGCCCTGGCGGATGCCTACTTCATAGGAAAAGTCCTCTACCCGGAGCGCTTTAAAGACGTGGACCCTGCCGAGAAGGCGGACGAGATATACAGGTTCCTCCTTGGAAAGCCAGTTTACGCCGTCATGGCGGACCAGTTCGGAGGCTTCGGGAGGGTAGACCTCTCCAACGGGACCGTGAAGCACTCACTGCCGACGTCGCCGTGA
- a CDS encoding iron ABC transporter permease, with the protein MDYERYTAKKLSIGLFLFLLTILVSLYSLSHGSYELTPREVLQALLGGGSGGAGLVVWKVRLPRIAAGLLVGATLAVAGAVMQGFLRNPLATPFTMGVSHGAMFGASLAILLGAGYAESSGRISLDNPYVVVLFAFVGAISATAVILLLAKLRGLSPEAIILAGVAMSSLFVALTTLAQYFADELQLAAMVYWSFGDLGRATWREDAIMAALFIPVLGYFIVKRWDLNAAAMGDEVAKSVGVDVERVRLVSTFLAALITAVSVAFVGVIGFVGLIAPHAVRLVAGGDYRFLIPLSALAGALLLVTADTIARLILSPMILPVGIVTSFLGAPTFIYLLMRMEGRR; encoded by the coding sequence ATGGACTACGAGAGGTACACCGCCAAGAAACTCTCCATTGGCCTTTTCCTCTTTCTCCTCACCATCTTGGTTAGCCTGTACTCCCTCTCCCACGGCTCGTATGAACTCACGCCCCGCGAGGTTCTGCAGGCTCTCCTCGGGGGAGGGAGCGGGGGAGCGGGCCTCGTCGTCTGGAAAGTCAGGCTCCCCCGCATAGCCGCGGGCCTCCTCGTGGGGGCCACCCTGGCGGTGGCCGGCGCCGTCATGCAGGGCTTCCTCAGGAACCCGCTGGCCACGCCCTTCACGATGGGGGTTTCCCACGGCGCGATGTTCGGGGCCTCCCTCGCGATACTCCTCGGAGCCGGCTATGCCGAGAGCTCCGGCAGGATATCCCTCGACAACCCCTACGTGGTCGTACTCTTCGCCTTCGTGGGGGCCATAAGCGCCACGGCGGTGATACTGCTCCTCGCGAAGCTAAGGGGACTGAGCCCGGAGGCGATAATCCTGGCGGGAGTGGCCATGAGCTCCCTGTTCGTCGCCCTGACCACCCTCGCCCAGTACTTCGCCGACGAGCTACAGCTCGCCGCCATGGTTTACTGGAGCTTCGGGGACCTCGGCAGGGCCACATGGAGGGAAGACGCCATAATGGCCGCCCTCTTCATCCCGGTCCTCGGGTACTTCATCGTCAAGCGCTGGGACCTGAACGCAGCGGCCATGGGCGACGAGGTGGCGAAGAGCGTTGGCGTTGATGTTGAGCGGGTGAGGCTGGTCTCCACGTTCCTCGCGGCCCTGATAACGGCAGTCAGCGTTGCCTTCGTCGGGGTCATCGGCTTCGTTGGCCTGATAGCCCCCCACGCGGTAAGGCTGGTGGCGGGCGGAGATTACCGCTTCCTGATTCCCCTATCGGCGCTGGCGGGGGCGCTCCTCCTTGTAACCGCCGACACCATCGCGAGGCTCATCCTGTCGCCGATGATACTCCCGGTTGGCATAGTGACGTCCTTCCTCGGCGCGCCGACGTTCATCTACCTGCTGATGAGGATGGAGGGAAGGAGATGA